The genomic region CGGATGAGGCCGAGATGGGGCATATCCAGCTGTCCCGGGCGGCGGATCTGGTGGTGGTGGCCCCGGCGACGGCGGACCTGCTGTCGAAGATGGCCACCGGGCGTGCGGATGACCTGGCCTCAACCCTGCTGCTTGCGACGGACAAGCGGGTGCTGGTGGCCCCGGCCATGAATGTGCGGATGTGGGGGCACCCCGCCACGCGGCGGAACCTGGGGGTTCTGCAGGGGGATGGCGTGCTGGTCGTGGGGCCGGATGAGGGCGAGATGGCCTGTGGCGAATACGGCCCGGGGCGGATGGCAGAACCTGTGGCGATTGTGGAGGCGATCGGGGTCGCCTTGGGCGGTGGGCCGCTGGCGGGGCGGCATGTCATTGTGACCTCGGGTCCGACGCATGAGCCGATTGACCCGGTGCGCTACATCGCCAACCGGTCGTCAGGCGCGCAAGGGACGGCGATTGCGGCGGCGCTGCGCGATCTGGGCGCGCGGGTGACCTTTGTGACTGGACCTGCGGTGGTGCCTGCGCCCTTTGGCGTGACCGTGGTTGCGGTGGAGACAGCGCGTGAGATGGCTTCGGCGGTTCAGGCGGCCTTGCCGGCGGATGCGGCGGTGATGGCGGCGGCAGTGGCGGACTGGCATGTGGCCAATGCCAGCGGGCAGAAGATGAAGAAGGATGGGTCGGGGGTTGGTCCGGCTTTGGAGTTTGCCGAAAACCCTGACATTCTGGCCGTGGTCTCGAAAGGGCCAAGTCGGCCCCGGCTGGTCGTGGGTTTCGCTGCCGAGACGACCGATGTGGTGGCCCATGCCACGGCCAAGCGCGCCCGAAAGGGCTGTGACTGGATCGTGGCGAATGACGTGTCGCCGGGGACGGGGATCATGGGCGGTGCGGAAAATGCGGTGGTTGTGATCAGCGACGCGGGGGCCGAGGCATGGCCCCGGATGGGCAAGGATGCGGTGGCGCGGCGACTGGCGGCAAAGATTGCGGGGGCCTTGGCATGACCGGGTCTGAGGCCATTGCGCAAGGCAGGGCGGGGGTCGCATGCGTCCTGTGATACGGTTGGTCTGGGAGGATTGGGCGGACAAGAGCCTGCCGTTGCCCACCTATCAGACGGCGGGAGCGGCTGGGGCGGACATCTGCGCCAACTTCCCGGCCGAGCTGCGTGAGGCGGGGTTGACGCTGTTGCCGATGGGGCGGGCAATCTGTCCGACGGGGATCATGGTGGCCATTCCGGACGGCTATGAGATGCAGGTGCGGCCCCGGTCCGGGCTGGCGTCGAAGCACGGGATCACTTTGCCGAATACTCCCGGCACCATCGACAGCGATTACCGGGGGCCGCTGGGCGTGTCTTTGATCAATCTGGGGCTGGAGTCCTACACGATCCGCCATGGCGACCGGGTGGCGCAGGTGGTGGTGGCCCCGGTGGTGCAGGCGGGGTTTGCGGTGGTCGACGCGCTGGACGAGACGGCGCGGGGGACGGGGGGCTTTGGGTCCACCGGTTTTGGCACGTCTGGCCCTGGGACGGCGGGTCCTGGAACGGCGGGCAAGTCTTGATCGGCCTGCTGGGGTTCGTGGCGATCTGGGGTCTGGGGCGCTGGCGGGGTTGGGGCGGGCGGTGGTTCGGCCTTGCCGTCGGGTGGTGGGCGATCCTGATGATCGGGCATCTGCCGATGCAGGGACAAAGCCCGTTTGCCCGTATAACCGGGGGCGATTTCCGGGCCTGGGCGGTGTTCGGATTGCTGGCGGCGGCGGTGCTGGCCTATCGGGCCGGGCTGCGCGGGTTGCGCAAGCACAAGGCCGAGGAGGTGGCCCCCGCCGCACCCTCCGGGACCTTCCGCGAGGCGGAACTGGACCGCTATGCCCGCCACATCATGCTGCGCGAAATTGGTGGGGCGGGGCAAAAGCGGCTGAAGGCGGCGAAGGTTCTGGTCGTTGGGGCGGGGGGGCTGGGGGCGCCGGCCTTGCTGTATCTGGCGGGAAGCGGGGTCGGGACGATTGGCGTGATTGATGACGATGTGGTGGAAGGGTCAAACCTGCAGCGGCAGGTGATCCACACCGATCAGCGGATCGGGATGCCGAAGGTATTTTCGGCCGAGATCGCGATGCGGGCACTGAATCCGTTCATCGAGGTCAGGCCGTTCAATCGCAAGCTGACCGAGGAGAACGCAGCCGCGCTGGTGGCGGACTTTGATCTGGTGCTGGACGGGACCGATGACTTTGACACGCGCTATCTGGTCAACCGGGCCTGTGTGGCGGCGGGGGTGCCGCTGATTTCCGGCGCGATCACGCAGTGGGAGGGGCAGCTTGGGGTGTTCGACCCGGCGCGGGGTGGGCCCTGCTATGCCTGCGTTTTCCCGGTGAAACCTGCGGCCGGGCTGGTGCCCTCATGCGCCGAGGCGGGGGTGGCGGCGCCCCTGCCCGGGATCATCGGCGCGATGATGGCGATGGAGGCGGTGAAGCACCTGACCGGCGCGGGCGAAACGCTGTCAGGGCGGCTGATGATCCACGATGCGCTTTATGCGGACACCCGGGTGATCGGGGTCAAGCGGCGGCCGGACTGCGTGGTTTGCGGCGGGCACTGACGCTTGGTCGCCCGTGGCGCGAGCCGGGCCTCAGGAGCCTGCGTCGATCCGGTTAGCCACAAGGCGCTGCAGGTCCCACAGGCCGCGGTCGTGGATGCCGCGGGCTTCCAGATGGGTCACGGTGTTCAACAGATACTCGGCCCCGCTGCCCCAATGGCCGCAGGCGCGCGCCAGCATTTCGGCCTGATCCGGCAGGGTCAGACGGGCATAGGCCGGCGAGGCGCGGTTCATCACGAAGGCAAGGGCCGTGGCGGGGCCTTGGGCGGTGCGGACGGTGATCCAATGCGGCATGGAGTTGATCGGCTTGACCGTAAACTCTCGCCGGAAGAGGCGGTCAAGGGTGGTGGGCAGGTCCGCGCTGGGCAGATCGTAAAGCACGCCCCGGCAACTGCCGCCCCGGTCGAGCGCCATCATCAGGCCGGGACAGACCGGGGTGGCACGGAACCGGATCATCTTTAGGCAAAAGCGGCGGTGCCAGCCATGCGCGGTGGCGGGGGTTTCGGCGGTATGGTCGATCTCGGGTTTCCAGATCAGTGAGCCGTAGGCGAACAGGCGCAAGGGGCCGGGCGGCGCGCGGTCGGCGATGCGGCTGACCCAGGCGGCGTAGTCGGCATCGTCATGCAGCACCATCCCCGGGGGCGGACCGGTATCGGGCACGTCGCGGTGGACGCGGGTGATATGGGCTGGGGTCAGAGCCAAGGTGCGGGTCATTTTGCGGGCCTCTTGCGCTGCATGGTTCTTGAGCATTGCAGGCGCGTCAAGCTCTTTGCCGCAGAGCGCGGACCTGCTGGCATCTTGTGCTTGGCCCGGGTGCGCGGCATGGTTGCGCAAAGTTTCCGTGACAGGGAGTCCGACCAATGAAACTGACTGCTGCCTTGGGCCTGATGGCCATGACCCTTTCAACTGCCGCCTTTGCCCAGGACGTGCCCGATCTTGCGGGGCGTGAGGTGGTTGTGGTGACCGAAAACGCCTATCCGCCGCTGCAGTTTCTGGATGCCTCAGGTGCTGCGGTAGGTTGGGAATATGACGCGATGGCCGAGATTGCCAAGCGGCTGAACATCACCGTGACTTATGAGAACATCAGCTGGGATGCGATGATCCCGGCGGTCAGCGAAGGCCAGTTCGATCTGGGGATGACCGGGATCACCATCCGCGATGACCGCAAGGAGCAGGTGGATTTCTCGGACAGCTACATGACCAGCGAGATGGTGATGATGGTCCGCGGCGATGAGGAGCGGTTCACCGATGCGGCCTCGTTCGCGGCGAATCCTGACCTGCTGATGGCGGCGCAGCCGGGGACGACGCCCTTTTACGTCGGCGTCTATGAGGTGCTGGATGGCGATGAGGCGAACCCGCGCATCAAGCTGTTCGAGACATTCGGTGCCACGGTCGAGGCGCTGAAGGCGGGCGACGTGGATCTGGTGTTGACCGATGGTACGGCCGGGGCGGGCTATGTGGATGCGTCGGCTGGTGGGCTGAAGATCGTGGGCGGCAAGCTGGGGACCGAGGATTTCGGGTTCATCTTCCCGAAGGGCAGCGATCTGGTGGCCCCGATGAACGCGGCGATTGCGGCGATGAAGGCCGATGGCACCATCGACGCGCTGAACAAGAAGTGGTTCCTTGACTACAAGATGGGCGGCTGAGGCCACATGGCCCGGGTCTGAGCGCCCGGGCCTTTGCCCATGACCCCCAACCCGAAACCGGATGAAGACTTTCCATGGTGGCTGGTGATCGTGACGGTCACCGGCCTTTGGCTCTTCTACGAGGTCTGGGCAAGCGACGTTTATTCCGCGGCGTTGAACACGCTGGTGAAAGGCGTCTGGATCACGGTTCTGGTGACTTTGGTGGCCTATTTCGGGGCCTGTCTCATCGGGCTTGGGCTGGCGCTGGCGGGGCTGTCGCGGTTTGTGGTGCTGCGGCAGGCGGCGCGGCTTTACATCGAGGTGATGCGGGGCGTGCCGATCATCGTGCTGCTTCTCTATGTTGCCTTCGTGGTGGCGCCGGGGCTGGTGGCGGCATGGAACTGGATTGCCGTGCCCCTGGGGCTGGGCGAGGTGCGGGGCCGGGATTTCCCATTGCTGTGGCGGGCGGTGATTGCGCTGATGCTGGCCTATTCGGCCTTTCTGGCCGAGATCTTCCGGGCGGGGCTGCAGGCCGTCGACAAGGGCCAGATCGAGGCCGCAAAGGCGCTGGGCCTGAACGGCTGGCAGCGGTTCCGCCACATCGTCTTTCCGCAGGCGTTCCGGATGGTGCTGCCACCGCTGGGGAACGACTTTGTGGCGATGGTGAAGGATTCGTCATTGGTGAGCGTGCTCGGAGTGTCGGACATCACCCAGTTGGCCAAGGTGACGGCGGCGGGGAATTTCCGGTACTTCGAGACCTATAACGTGGCGGCGCTGCTGTATCTGACGATGACGATCGGCCTGTCCCTGCTGCTGCGCCGGCTGGAGGCACGGTTGCGCGGGCGGGACACGCGGTAGTCTTGAGGAGCGCGTTCCGCGCTGGTCATTTGTCTCGCCTCTGCGCGCAGGCGCGCAACCGGCTCGGTCAATGGGGGCATTCTGCCCCCAAACCCCCTGAGAGTATTTCGAAAAGAGCAAGCCCATGGGTGGACCTTGGGGCGTTGCGGGCCTAGCTTTTCGGGAAAGGAGATTTGCCATGAATGTTCTGCTGCAGGCTTGGGATACGCCCTTTGGGTTGCCGCCTTTCGCGCAGGTGCGGGATGAAGATTTCGGACCGGCCTTTGACGAGGCACTGGCGCGGGCGCGGGCGAACATCGCCGCGATTGCCGAGGGGCCGGGGGTGTCCTTCGCCGAGGTGATTGAGGCTTTGGAACTGGCGGAGGGGGATTTGGACCGGGTGGCGGGGGTGTTTTACAACCTTGCCGGGGCCGACAGCACCGAGGCGCGCGAAGCGTTGATGCGGGAGCTGGCGCCGAAGATGAGCGCGTTTTCCAGCGAGGTGACGAACAACAAGGCGCTGTGGGGAAAGATCGAGGCGCTGTGGGCGGGGCGGGAGGGGCTGGCGCTGACGGCAGAGCAGCTGCGGGTGCTCACGCTGTACCGGCAGATGTTCGTGCGGTCCGGCGCGGAGCTTGAGGGCGCGGCGGCGGAGCGGTTGACGGCGGTGAAGTCGCGGCTGGCGGTGTTGGGGACAGCCTTTGGGCAGAACCTGCTGGCGGATGAGCGCAGCTGGTTCATGGAGGTGTCTGAGGCCGATCTGGCCGCGCTGCCGGGCTTCGTGCAGGACGCCGCGCGGGCGGCGGGGGCGGAGCGGGGTTTGGGCGCTGTGGTGACGCTGAACCGGTCGCTGATCGTGCCGTTCCTGCAGTTTTCACCCAACCGGGCGCTGCGGCAGAAGGCCTATGAGGCCTGGGTTGCGCGCGGTGCGAATGGCGGAGAGACGGATAACCGGAGTGTGGCGGCGGAAATCCTCGCGCTGCGGGCAGAGCGGGCGGCGCTGCTGGGATACGCGGATTTCGCCAGTTTCAAGCTGGAGCCGGAGATGGCGAAGACCCCGGGTGCGGTGCGGGATCTGCTGATGCGGGTCTGGGAGCCGGCGAAGGCCAAGGCTTTGGGCGATGCCGCCGTGCTGGAGGCGATGCTGGTCGCAGATGGGCTGCCCGCGCCACTGGAAGCCTGGGACTGGCGCTATTACAGCGAGAAGCGGCGGAAGGCGGAGCATGATCTGGATGAGGCGGCGTTGAAGCCGTATCTTGGTCTGGAGGCTATGCTGGCGGCGCAGTTCGATTGTGCGAACCGGCTGTTTGGTCTGGAGTTCCGCGAGATCGAGGGGCCGTTCTACCACCCGGATGTGCGGGGGTGGGAGGTTACCCGTGCGGGCAACCATGTGGCGGTGTTCCTTGGGGATTACTTCGCGCGGGGATCTAAACGGTCAGGGGCCTGGTGTTCGGCGATGCGGTCGCAGCGCAAGCTGGGCGGGGATCAGCGGCCGATCGTGGTGAACGTCTGCAACTTCGCCAAGGGGACGCCGTCGCTGCTGTCTTATGACGACGCGCGGACGCTGTTTCATGAGTTTGGCCATGCGCTGCATCAGATGCTGTCGGATGTGAC from Tabrizicola piscis harbors:
- the coaBC gene encoding bifunctional phosphopantothenoylcysteine decarboxylase/phosphopantothenate--cysteine ligase CoaBC; this translates as MLAGKRILLIIGGGIAAYKALELIRLIQKAGGTVVPVLTRAGAQFVTPLSVGALAGAKVYQDLFNLTDEAEMGHIQLSRAADLVVVAPATADLLSKMATGRADDLASTLLLATDKRVLVAPAMNVRMWGHPATRRNLGVLQGDGVLVVGPDEGEMACGEYGPGRMAEPVAIVEAIGVALGGGPLAGRHVIVTSGPTHEPIDPVRYIANRSSGAQGTAIAAALRDLGARVTFVTGPAVVPAPFGVTVVAVETAREMASAVQAALPADAAVMAAAVADWHVANASGQKMKKDGSGVGPALEFAENPDILAVVSKGPSRPRLVVGFAAETTDVVAHATAKRARKGCDWIVANDVSPGTGIMGGAENAVVVISDAGAEAWPRMGKDAVARRLAAKIAGALA
- the dut gene encoding dUTP diphosphatase, producing MRPVIRLVWEDWADKSLPLPTYQTAGAAGADICANFPAELREAGLTLLPMGRAICPTGIMVAIPDGYEMQVRPRSGLASKHGITLPNTPGTIDSDYRGPLGVSLINLGLESYTIRHGDRVAQVVVAPVVQAGFAVVDALDETARGTGGFGSTGFGTSGPGTAGPGTAGKS
- a CDS encoding HesA/MoeB/ThiF family protein — its product is MGLLGFVAIWGLGRWRGWGGRWFGLAVGWWAILMIGHLPMQGQSPFARITGGDFRAWAVFGLLAAAVLAYRAGLRGLRKHKAEEVAPAAPSGTFREAELDRYARHIMLREIGGAGQKRLKAAKVLVVGAGGLGAPALLYLAGSGVGTIGVIDDDVVEGSNLQRQVIHTDQRIGMPKVFSAEIAMRALNPFIEVRPFNRKLTEENAAALVADFDLVLDGTDDFDTRYLVNRACVAAGVPLISGAITQWEGQLGVFDPARGGPCYACVFPVKPAAGLVPSCAEAGVAAPLPGIIGAMMAMEAVKHLTGAGETLSGRLMIHDALYADTRVIGVKRRPDCVVCGGH
- a CDS encoding gamma-glutamylcyclotransferase → MTRTLALTPAHITRVHRDVPDTGPPPGMVLHDDADYAAWVSRIADRAPPGPLRLFAYGSLIWKPEIDHTAETPATAHGWHRRFCLKMIRFRATPVCPGLMMALDRGGSCRGVLYDLPSADLPTTLDRLFRREFTVKPINSMPHWITVRTAQGPATALAFVMNRASPAYARLTLPDQAEMLARACGHWGSGAEYLLNTVTHLEARGIHDRGLWDLQRLVANRIDAGS
- a CDS encoding transporter substrate-binding domain-containing protein; the protein is MKLTAALGLMAMTLSTAAFAQDVPDLAGREVVVVTENAYPPLQFLDASGAAVGWEYDAMAEIAKRLNITVTYENISWDAMIPAVSEGQFDLGMTGITIRDDRKEQVDFSDSYMTSEMVMMVRGDEERFTDAASFAANPDLLMAAQPGTTPFYVGVYEVLDGDEANPRIKLFETFGATVEALKAGDVDLVLTDGTAGAGYVDASAGGLKIVGGKLGTEDFGFIFPKGSDLVAPMNAAIAAMKADGTIDALNKKWFLDYKMGG
- a CDS encoding amino acid ABC transporter permease, with amino-acid sequence MTPNPKPDEDFPWWLVIVTVTGLWLFYEVWASDVYSAALNTLVKGVWITVLVTLVAYFGACLIGLGLALAGLSRFVVLRQAARLYIEVMRGVPIIVLLLYVAFVVAPGLVAAWNWIAVPLGLGEVRGRDFPLLWRAVIALMLAYSAFLAEIFRAGLQAVDKGQIEAAKALGLNGWQRFRHIVFPQAFRMVLPPLGNDFVAMVKDSSLVSVLGVSDITQLAKVTAAGNFRYFETYNVAALLYLTMTIGLSLLLRRLEARLRGRDTR
- a CDS encoding M3 family metallopeptidase — encoded protein: MNVLLQAWDTPFGLPPFAQVRDEDFGPAFDEALARARANIAAIAEGPGVSFAEVIEALELAEGDLDRVAGVFYNLAGADSTEAREALMRELAPKMSAFSSEVTNNKALWGKIEALWAGREGLALTAEQLRVLTLYRQMFVRSGAELEGAAAERLTAVKSRLAVLGTAFGQNLLADERSWFMEVSEADLAALPGFVQDAARAAGAERGLGAVVTLNRSLIVPFLQFSPNRALRQKAYEAWVARGANGGETDNRSVAAEILALRAERAALLGYADFASFKLEPEMAKTPGAVRDLLMRVWEPAKAKALGDAAVLEAMLVADGLPAPLEAWDWRYYSEKRRKAEHDLDEAALKPYLGLEAMLAAQFDCANRLFGLEFREIEGPFYHPDVRGWEVTRAGNHVAVFLGDYFARGSKRSGAWCSAMRSQRKLGGDQRPIVVNVCNFAKGTPSLLSYDDARTLFHEFGHALHQMLSDVTYGFISGTSVARDFVELPSQLYEHWLEVPSVLEAHARHWETGEPMPADMLERLLAAGTYDQGFATVEFVSSALVDLEFHSGAAPGDPMQRQAEVLESLGMPRAIRMRHATPHFAHVFSGDGYSAGYYSYMWSEVMDADAFAAFEEAGDPFDPEVAGRLEKFILSAGGSEEAEALYLQFRGRMPGVEALLKGRGLLDAA